The Fundulus heteroclitus isolate FHET01 unplaced genomic scaffold, MU-UCD_Fhet_4.1 scaffold_44, whole genome shotgun sequence genome includes a region encoding these proteins:
- the exoc3l2b gene encoding tumor necrosis factor alpha-induced protein 2, with translation MPILKNLPVRLKGGGPTLDNALFIRRMSLNITPHHNPFEHDDDNIHGNGGHGNHWSPGSSLLDGDVPRDRNPFEDEEDENEANEGKKGSSGGGSVKGSFKFKSPLKSLGKLGKNLRMSGKSKGGDTPSPQESLQGTPSPSQKKKRGRRSSEGSLLRFAGKYRDSLSSRKESITNGELNCSESDCDSVSRRLTFMKMVGLGKLKRESDRMSQGPEDQPVQEEVVEEVKPREPLSVLEILQLVKKRDLLLADTHILELEQECNESAAGEPEDATSPSVKDGGRRKAKDVELLYEELQKELWAVVRESLRSPTAGPNLGLVVQVLQQEEETDKNWALGEAVAPGGSRPRRLKQRWKEAVEEAADGSLPQTAEFTAGELDKYLDRLRARMVEDLGAAKRNVVSIYPEEFQAFQVYVESYHQAVTSRLKAITDNQLEITDIYSLLDWLHNIYSRDVLGTVCITSPFSRSLLSPLLPSETVDRLELDCLNSVRAKVTTELSQVLEEEEKRWMETLHVEEYQITLAKTVIQRLQVDLDRSASINRSLGSRVAQCSLNGLADFLYSFQRKVEMFHEGMQNGMFGDNDDGYVSKTIAMVNCCPPFRGFVQRCAQCDPSVSEDSLRRANKSLDHIAQQGVRVLSERLYLHIRLFFERLVKRKWLTNTEPYEQIEALIKEDFKKYRRMDNPPYQLLVAEVHRRVVIEYLRSVMRGRIICTSMKMRKRMAGRLRDEGKQIKVLFKDLESPSSWLDSALSHISEIIQLEDVPSIQMEVGILVREFPDVRKKHVSAILNIRGMTRQAERQEILNIVKDIESCDVGPSPLSRDRALFAEVPVTSEVHCLNVGLSRIALTASSCVSALRPRRRKTRTPVQENPEDVL, from the exons ATGCCTATCCTCAAGAACCTCCCCGTGCGCCTGAAAGGCGGTGGTCCAACTCTAGACAACGCCCTGTTCATCCGCAGGATGAGTCTCAACATTACGCCCCACCACAACCCCTTCGAACACGACGACGACAACATCCACGGCAACGGTGGCCATGGAAACCACTGGTCACCCGGAAGCTCGCTGTTGGACGGCGACGTGCCGAGGGACCGCAACCCGTTCGAGGACGAGGAGGACGAGAACGAGGCCAACGAGGGTAAGAAAGGGAGCAGTGGAGGAGGGTCGGTGAAGGGCTCTTTCAAGTTTAAGTCGCCCCTGAAGAGTCTCGGCAAGCTGGGGAAGAACCTGAGGATGTCAGGCAAGAGCAAAGGCGGCGACACGCCCTCCCCACAGGAGTCGCTGCAAGGAACGCCCTCACCTtcccagaagaagaagagaggtcGGAGGAGCTCCGAGGGCAGCCTGCTCAG ATTTGCAGGGAAATATCGCGACTCTCTGAGCTCCCGTAAGGAGTCCATCACCAACGGAGAGCTCAACTGCTCAGAGAGCGACTGCGACTCCGTCAGCCGGCGCCTGACCTTCATGAAGATGGTGGGCCTGGGAAAGCTGAAGAGGGAGTCCGACCGCATGTCCCAGGGCCCCGAGGACCAGCCGGTccaggaggaggtggtggaggaggtgaAACCCAGAGAGCCTCTGTCAG tcCTGGAAATCCTGCAGCTGGTGAAGAAGCGTGACCTTTTGCTGGCCGACACCCACATCctggagctggagcaggagTGTAACGAGTCCGCCGCCGGTGAGCCCGAGGACGCCACCAGCCCCAGCGTCAAAGATGGCGGCCGGAGGAAGGCGAAGGACGTGGAGCTGCTGTACGAGGAGCTGCAGAAGGAGCTGTGGGCCGTGGTCAGGGAGTCCCTGCGGTCTCCCACGGCCGGGCCCAATCTGGGCCTGGTGGTTCAG gttctgcagcaggaggaggaaactGATAAAAACTGGGCCCTCGGTGAGGCAGTGGCCCCCGGGGGCTCAAGGCCTCGCCGCCTGAAGCAGAGGTGGAAGGAGGCGGTGGAGGAGGCGGCCGACGGCTCGCTGCCTCAGACAGCCGAGTTCACGGCCGGAGAGCTGGACAAGTACCTGGACCGGCTCCGAGCCCGGATGGTGGAGGACCTGGGAGCCGCCAAGAGGAACGTGGTGTCCATTTATCCCGAGGAGTTCCAGGCCTTCCAG GTGTATGTGGAGAGTTACCACCAGGCGGTCACCAGTCGCCTGAAGGCCATCACAGACAACCAGCTGGAGATCACTGACATCtactctctgctggactggctGCACAACATCTACAGCAG AGACGTTCTCGGGACGGTGTGCATCACGAGTCCGTTCAGCCGCTCTCTGCTGAGCCCGCTGCTGCCGTCAGAGACCGTGGACAGACTGGAGCTGGACTGCCTCAACTCCGTCCGG GCTAAGGTGACCACTGAGCTCAGTCAGgttctggaggaggaggagaagaggtgGATGGAGACGCTGCATGTGGAGGAATACCAGATCACGCTGGCCAAAACCGTCATCCAG AGGCTGCAGGTTGATCTGGACCGGTCGGCCTCCATCAACAGAAGTCTGGGCTCCAGGGTGGCTCAGTGCAGCCTGAACGGACTGGCTGACTTCCTGTACAG CTTCCAGCGTAAAGTGGAGATGTTCCATGAAGGGATGCAGAACGGCATGTTTGGAGACAACGACGACGGATACGTGTCCAAAACCATCGCCATGGTCAACTGCTGCCCTCCTTTCAG AGGCTTTGTGCAGCGGTGTGCTCAGTGTGACCCGTCAGTCAGCGAGGACTCCCTGCGGCGAGCCAACAAGTCTTTGGATCACATCGCTCAGCAAGGCGTCAGAGTTCTGTCTGAGCGACTCTACCTGCACATCAGG ttgtTCTTTGAGCGTCTGGTGAAGAGAAAGTGGCTGACCAACACCGAGCCTTATGAGCAGATCGAAGCTCTCATCAAAGAAGACTTTAAGAAGTATCGCAGGATGGACAATCCTCCTTATCAG CTGCTGGTGGCTGAGGTCCACCGCCGGGTGGTGATAGAGTATCTCCGCTCAGTCATGAGGGGCCGGATCATCTGCACCTCCATGAAGATGCGGAAGAGGATGGCGGGACGACTCCGAGACGAAGGCAAACAGATCAAAGTGCTCTTCAAAGACCTG GAGTCTCCGTCCAGCTGGTTGGACAGCGCTCTGTCTCACATCTCAGAGATCATCCAGCTGGAGGACGTCCCATCCATCCAGATGGAGGTGGGAATTCTGGTCAGGGAGTTTCCAGATGTCAG GAAGAAGCACGTGTCGGCCATCTTGAACATCCGCGGGATGACTCGGCAGGCGGAGCGTCAGGAGATCCTCAACATCGTTAAAGACATCGAGAGCTGCGACGTCGGTCCGAGTCCTCTGTCCCGGGACCGGGCCCTGTTCGCCGAGGTTCCGGTCACCTCCGAGGTCCACTGTCTGAACGTGGGTCTGAGCCGGATCGCCCTCACCGCCTCGTCCTGCGTCAGCGCGCTCAGACCCCGGCGACGCAAGACCAGAACGCCCGTTCAGGAAAACCCGGAGGACGTTCTGTAA